A single region of the Bacteroidota bacterium genome encodes:
- the mce gene encoding methylmalonyl-CoA epimerase: MKKIEHIGIAVKNLEASNTLFAKLFGKEHYKIEAVEREGVKTAFFMMGETKIELLESSNDNSAIAKFIEKRGEGVHHIAYAVDDIYAEMHRLEAAGFQLLNAEPLPGADNKLICFLHPKTTNGVLVELCMDKPQ; the protein is encoded by the coding sequence ATGAAAAAGATAGAACATATTGGTATTGCCGTAAAAAATCTGGAGGCATCAAATACGTTATTCGCAAAATTATTCGGCAAGGAACATTATAAAATTGAAGCTGTGGAGCGTGAAGGCGTTAAAACAGCATTTTTTATGATGGGAGAAACCAAAATCGAATTATTGGAATCAAGTAATGATAATTCAGCAATTGCAAAATTTATCGAAAAACGTGGAGAAGGTGTTCATCATATTGCTTATGCTGTTGATGATATTTATGCAGAAATGCATCGTCTTGAAGCTGCCGGTTTTCAATTATTAAATGCAGAACCTTTACCGGGAGCAGATAATAAATTAATTTGTTTTTTACATCCAAAAACTACCAATGGTGTACTAGTGGAATTATGTATGGATAAACCACAATAA
- a CDS encoding IscS subfamily cysteine desulfurase, translating to MLKLPIYLDNSATTPADPRVVDTMIPYFYEHFGNAASRSHPFGWEAEDAVDQARERIGKLIGATDKEIIITSGATEADNLAIKGVYDMYSRKGNHIVTVTTEHKAVLDTCKHLEKQGAQITYLQTDNEGNINLNELESVVTDKTIMVAVMYANNEIGTIAPIRQIADIAHKKGALMFSDATQAAGKISIDVDRDGIDLMAFTAHKMYGPKGVGALYVRRKNPRVKVTAQMDGGGHERGMRSGTLNVPGIVGFGKAAELAMLEMEADAARLSVMRDRLESELCKIEESYVNGNRKSRLPHITNVSFKYVEGEGLMMAFNQNIAVSSGSACTSASLEPSYVLKALGLGDDLAHSSIRFSLGRFTTDEQIQYTIDHVTTAVNKLRDMSPLWEMFKQGIDLSTIEWAAH from the coding sequence ATGCTCAAACTTCCAATATACCTTGACAACAGCGCTACAACGCCTGCAGACCCTCGTGTGGTTGATACCATGATCCCTTACTTTTATGAGCATTTTGGTAATGCAGCCAGTCGCAGCCACCCTTTTGGCTGGGAGGCTGAAGATGCAGTTGACCAGGCTAGAGAGCGAATTGGTAAGTTAATTGGCGCAACCGACAAAGAAATTATCATTACCTCAGGCGCTACTGAAGCGGATAACCTGGCTATTAAAGGGGTTTATGATATGTATAGCCGCAAGGGCAATCATATTGTAACTGTTACTACAGAGCATAAAGCAGTATTGGATACCTGTAAACACCTTGAAAAACAAGGCGCTCAGATTACCTATCTGCAAACCGATAACGAAGGAAATATTAACTTAAATGAGCTGGAAAGTGTAGTTACCGACAAAACTATTATGGTAGCGGTAATGTATGCTAACAATGAAATTGGCACAATTGCACCGATTCGTCAGATTGCAGATATTGCACATAAAAAAGGTGCATTAATGTTTTCGGATGCAACACAGGCGGCTGGAAAAATAAGTATTGATGTTGACCGTGATGGTATTGATTTAATGGCATTTACGGCACATAAAATGTACGGACCAAAAGGCGTTGGTGCTTTATATGTGCGTAGAAAAAATCCGCGTGTAAAAGTAACCGCACAAATGGACGGCGGCGGACATGAACGTGGAATGCGCAGTGGAACTTTAAATGTTCCCGGTATTGTAGGTTTTGGAAAAGCTGCTGAACTGGCGATGCTTGAAATGGAAGCTGATGCAGCACGTTTAAGTGTTATGCGCGACCGTTTAGAAAGTGAATTATGCAAAATTGAAGAGTCATATGTAAACGGAAATCGCAAAAGCCGTTTGCCACATATTACCAACGTTTCATTTAAATATGTTGAAGGTGAAGGTTTGATGATGGCATTTAATCAAAACATTGCAGTAAGCTCCGGAAGTGCCTGTACCAGTGCATCTCTGGAACCTAGTTATGTATTAAAAGCATTAGGATTAGGCGACGATTTAGCGCATTCAAGTATTCGTTTTTCATTAGGTCGTTTTACTACCGATGAACAAATTCAATACACGATTGACCATGTTACCACTGCAGTAAACAAATTGCGTGATATGAGTCCGTTATGGGAAATGTTTAAACAAGGTATCGATTTGAGCACTATTGAATGGGCGGCTCATTAA
- the iscU gene encoding Fe-S cluster assembly scaffold IscU, which translates to MAYSKKVLEHYENPQNVGTLDSKKNEVGTGLVGAPECGDVMRLQIEVDPTTQKIVDAKFKTFGCGSAIASSSVATEWLKGKTIDEALTIDNMDIVEELALPPVKIHCSVLAEDAIKAAIQDYRKKNGMPELQLEEKIVH; encoded by the coding sequence ATGGCATACTCAAAAAAAGTATTGGAACATTACGAGAATCCACAAAATGTGGGCACGCTCGATAGCAAAAAAAATGAAGTGGGAACAGGTTTAGTTGGTGCTCCTGAATGTGGGGACGTAATGCGCTTACAAATTGAAGTTGACCCTACAACACAAAAAATAGTAGATGCTAAATTCAAAACATTTGGTTGCGGAAGTGCTATTGCATCTTCATCAGTTGCTACCGAATGGTTAAAAGGTAAAACTATTGATGAGGCGTTAACAATAGATAATATGGACATTGTTGAAGAATTGGCTTTACCTCCGGTTAAAATTCACTGTTCTGTATTAGCAGAAGATGCCATTAAAGCAGCCATTCAGGATTATCGCAAAAAAAATGGTATGCCTGAGTTGCAGTTGGAAGAAAAAATTGTGCACTAA
- a CDS encoding iron-sulfur cluster assembly accessory protein, translated as MIFISEYAKEKVDELKSQAGLGTDYFIRISVVGGGCSGLSYKMDFDNEPKPGDQEFEDRGEKLVTDLKSFLYLCDTTLDYSDGLNGKGFQFVNPNASRTCGCGESFAV; from the coding sequence ATGATTTTTATATCAGAATACGCAAAAGAGAAAGTAGACGAACTGAAATCGCAAGCCGGATTAGGCACTGATTATTTCATCAGAATCAGCGTGGTAGGCGGTGGTTGCTCAGGTTTGAGCTATAAAATGGACTTTGATAACGAACCAAAACCGGGTGATCAGGAGTTTGAAGATCGCGGCGAAAAATTGGTTACCGACCTCAAAAGTTTCCTCTATTTGTGTGATACAACACTCGATTATTCGGACGGATTAAACGGCAAAGGCTTTCAATTTGTAAATCCTAACGCAAGCAGAACTTGCGGATGTGGAGAAAGTTTTGCAGTTTAG
- a CDS encoding T9SS type A sorting domain-containing protein, giving the protein MYVTGYTLSAGKQRDILVQKVNSAGTTVWTKTVDGTNENDEGLAITTDAAGNVYVAGYSNGSGTFDDGMLLKFNSAGALQFNIVYNYAASQLDKFVSVAVSATGDIYVTGYSDADVNPITTNYDIITLKYNALGLLQWVTRYAGAGGGDDKANKIVLAGNALYVTGYVSNGTNNDIVTLKYNTAGTLVNQNIVAGAGAGEDEGEDLFVLGNAVYVTGAEFVTGNLGDYVTIKYDTTLTQLWKKTYNGTADADDRGYGVSATATDVYVTGRSAGVGSANDLALIRYNASTGAQNWAKRYTGAGAFDDEGYSVVNDASGNIYTAGVTGNATTVSDYIALNYNTAGTKLLTLKYNGTGNSEDVGKQAILDNNGYLYITGYSAGTGNTNADFSTVKYCTPLPDAAITAAGATTICVGDSVALNANTGAGLTYQWNKGAANIAGATGSTFYAKTSGAYKVTVFNTNGCNKTSNTINVTAIICKQDGQPEAGLHADIMPNPFTNATDLFIGNLNEDAQLMIVDVTGKIVYTSSIAAGTESVSIGDNLAAGAYSVVISTATCVKSIQLIKVN; this is encoded by the coding sequence ATGTATGTAACGGGTTACACGTTAAGTGCAGGTAAACAACGTGATATTTTAGTGCAAAAAGTAAATTCGGCAGGCACAACAGTATGGACCAAAACTGTGGATGGTACAAATGAAAATGATGAGGGGTTAGCAATAACTACCGACGCGGCAGGCAATGTTTATGTTGCAGGTTATAGCAATGGTTCAGGTACATTTGATGATGGTATGTTGCTAAAATTTAATAGTGCAGGTGCTTTACAATTTAATATCGTATATAATTATGCTGCAAGTCAGTTAGATAAATTTGTTTCAGTAGCAGTTTCTGCAACAGGCGATATTTATGTTACTGGATATAGCGACGCTGATGTAAATCCGATCACAACAAATTATGATATTATTACACTTAAATATAATGCGCTGGGTTTATTACAATGGGTAACACGATATGCAGGTGCAGGTGGCGGTGATGATAAAGCTAATAAAATTGTTTTGGCAGGAAATGCATTATATGTAACAGGTTATGTTTCAAATGGTACTAACAATGATATTGTAACATTAAAATATAATACTGCAGGTACATTAGTTAATCAAAATATTGTAGCCGGTGCAGGTGCAGGCGAAGATGAAGGGGAAGATTTATTTGTTTTAGGTAATGCCGTTTACGTAACCGGAGCAGAATTTGTAACCGGTAATTTAGGCGATTATGTTACCATAAAATACGATACTACATTAACTCAACTCTGGAAAAAAACATATAACGGAACTGCTGATGCTGACGACCGTGGTTATGGTGTTTCTGCAACGGCAACAGATGTTTATGTAACCGGAAGAAGTGCAGGTGTTGGTTCGGCAAATGATTTGGCATTAATTAGATATAATGCTTCGACAGGTGCTCAAAATTGGGCAAAAAGATATACCGGTGCAGGTGCTTTTGATGATGAAGGTTATAGTGTAGTGAATGATGCTTCAGGCAATATTTATACTGCAGGTGTTACAGGAAATGCCACAACGGTTTCAGATTATATCGCATTAAATTATAATACAGCCGGAACAAAATTATTAACCCTGAAATATAATGGAACCGGAAATAGTGAAGATGTAGGTAAACAAGCGATTTTAGATAATAATGGTTATTTGTATATAACAGGTTACAGTGCAGGTACGGGGAATACAAATGCTGATTTTTCAACTGTAAAATATTGTACGCCATTGCCGGATGCTGCTATAACAGCTGCCGGTGCAACGACGATTTGTGTTGGCGACAGTGTAGCATTAAATGCAAATACCGGAGCAGGATTAACTTATCAGTGGAACAAAGGTGCAGCGAATATTGCAGGTGCAACCGGTTCAACTTTTTATGCTAAAACTTCAGGTGCTTACAAAGTAACTGTATTTAATACCAATGGTTGTAATAAAACCTCTAATACAATTAATGTAACAGCAATAATTTGTAAGCAGGATGGTCAACCGGAGGCAGGATTACATGCCGACATTATGCCAAATCCATTTACAAACGCTACTGATTTATTTATCGGTAACCTGAATGAAGATGCGCAATTAATGATTGTAGATGTTACAGGGAAAATTGTTTACACTTCATCCATTGCAGCGGGTACCGAATCGGTTTCAATTGGTGACAATTTGGCGGCAGGTGCGTATTCAGTGGTTATTTCAACTGCAACTTGTGTTAAATCAATTCAACTGATAAAAGTTAATTAA
- a CDS encoding DUF2490 domain-containing protein, with amino-acid sequence MRKIFVISWLVIMSALGMRLSAQNWEMWTGVGADFSLGEKFTLETKELNSFQPDDNMAFNFAQIGLGLNYKINSDFSIEGGDQLNIIPSSSRTPRNRVYFRGTYTWRFSDVLKSTHALQFELHGANEIRYDERIILINGISTRNRYTPINIRPSLSYWLYYNIGGDPVQYYDEVGNKTVKQAANGFHRGRLYFSLNSKLSDHFNMSVYVMHQDEFNLFTSAEHEINVVSPNTGNIARDFNEYNVIGLSLNFDIGN; translated from the coding sequence ATGAGAAAAATATTTGTAATAAGTTGGTTAGTTATTATGAGCGCATTGGGTATGCGTTTGTCGGCCCAAAATTGGGAAATGTGGACGGGTGTTGGCGCGGATTTTTCGTTAGGTGAAAAATTTACACTTGAAACAAAAGAATTAAATTCGTTTCAGCCTGATGATAATATGGCATTTAATTTTGCACAGATAGGATTAGGGCTTAATTACAAAATCAATTCAGATTTTTCAATTGAGGGTGGTGATCAGTTAAATATTATTCCATCAAGCAGCAGGACTCCACGTAATCGTGTATATTTCAGAGGTACCTATACTTGGCGGTTCAGCGATGTGTTAAAATCTACACATGCATTGCAATTTGAATTGCACGGAGCAAATGAAATTAGATATGATGAACGTATTATTCTGATAAACGGAATTAGTACACGTAATCGGTATACGCCTATTAACATTCGACCATCATTATCATACTGGTTGTATTATAATATCGGTGGCGACCCGGTTCAATATTATGATGAAGTTGGAAATAAAACTGTAAAACAAGCAGCAAATGGTTTTCACAGAGGTCGTTTATACTTTAGTTTAAACTCAAAGCTGTCTGACCATTTTAACATGAGTGTTTATGTAATGCATCAAGATGAGTTTAATTTATTCACTTCTGCTGAACACGAAATAAATGTTGTAAGCCCTAACACCGGAAATATTGCCCGCGATTTTAATGAATATAATGTAATTGGTCTTTCACTAAACTTTGATATTGGAAATTAA
- a CDS encoding isoaspartyl peptidase/L-asparaginase, with translation MKSTFAGILIGVSLLLFVSCKEQTVNETATPKQASFALALHGGAGAMPKGTYTPEQEAAFHAKLAEAAKVGYEMLQRGDSAVDVVQAVIAILEDSPLFNAGRGSVFTNNGKIKMDAAIMNGRTLDAGSISNVQRIKNPIKAARMVMDSSKYIMFSSAGAERFAEKYNLEMVDVSYFYTQHQYERWKGMKDSTEGAYIHYVDSVMALQKEPVALKNIEEKYGTVGCVVLDKYGNLAAGTSTGGLMNKKYNRIGDSPVIGAGTYANNKTCAISCTGTGEDFIKTVAAKTVSDLIEFKGFSLDEATNDMIHVRFKEITGDGGMIAVDKYGAVSFQWNTDGMFRATANDKGEIQTHIYND, from the coding sequence ATGAAATCAACATTCGCCGGCATCCTGATTGGGGTGTCTCTCCTACTTTTTGTATCCTGCAAGGAACAAACTGTTAATGAAACTGCAACTCCAAAACAAGCTTCTTTTGCTTTAGCATTACATGGTGGTGCGGGCGCTATGCCTAAAGGCACATACACTCCGGAGCAGGAAGCAGCTTTTCATGCAAAGTTGGCGGAGGCAGCCAAAGTGGGTTATGAAATGTTACAACGCGGTGATAGTGCAGTAGATGTTGTTCAGGCGGTTATTGCCATACTTGAGGATTCACCTTTATTTAATGCAGGACGAGGCTCCGTTTTTACCAACAACGGTAAAATAAAAATGGATGCTGCAATTATGAATGGCCGCACTTTAGATGCAGGTTCAATCAGCAATGTGCAACGCATAAAAAATCCTATCAAAGCTGCCAGAATGGTAATGGATTCTTCAAAATATATCATGTTCAGCAGTGCAGGTGCTGAGCGTTTTGCCGAAAAATACAATCTCGAAATGGTTGATGTTTCTTATTTCTATACACAACATCAATATGAAAGATGGAAAGGCATGAAAGATAGTACTGAAGGCGCTTATATCCATTATGTAGATTCAGTAATGGCCTTACAAAAAGAACCGGTTGCGTTAAAAAATATTGAAGAAAAATATGGCACCGTTGGATGTGTGGTGCTCGATAAATATGGCAATCTTGCCGCCGGCACTTCAACTGGCGGATTAATGAACAAAAAATATAATCGTATTGGCGATTCACCGGTAATTGGTGCCGGAACATATGCTAATAATAAAACATGTGCCATCAGTTGCACAGGAACAGGAGAAGATTTTATTAAAACTGTCGCTGCTAAAACAGTTTCCGATTTAATAGAATTTAAAGGATTTTCTTTAGATGAAGCAACCAATGATATGATTCATGTTCGCTTCAAAGAAATTACCGGAGATGGTGGTATGATTGCCGTTGATAAATATGGCGCAGTTTCCTTCCAATGGAATACTGATGGTATGTTTAGAGCGACTGCTAATGACAAAGGTGAAATCCAAACACATATTTATAATGACTAA
- a CDS encoding DUF2490 domain-containing protein: MKKYFFTYVFIIMNLLAHAQQSDAVGTVGVQVEKKINRTFSFVYYSQLGLNENYTELGYALFDFGTNIKLNSRFTFGANYRIATIKGLDNQFDERYLLYSDLSYNKSFGDFGINIRTRFVTKQYGFHSNEDLNYKDDKHYFRNKIQLKYEFNYNYSVFVSDEQIYRLDLLNKTEQWRYTAGLNYQINTYNRLQLSYSINRDVNTRQPDTNYIAGVTYYFKF, encoded by the coding sequence GTGAAAAAATATTTTTTTACATATGTATTTATAATTATGAACCTGCTGGCACATGCGCAGCAAAGCGATGCTGTGGGCACCGTGGGTGTCCAGGTTGAAAAGAAAATTAATCGCACTTTTTCGTTTGTTTATTATTCGCAGCTTGGTTTAAATGAAAATTATACTGAATTAGGTTATGCTTTGTTTGATTTTGGTACAAATATCAAATTGAATTCCAGATTTACTTTTGGAGCAAATTATCGGATTGCCACAATTAAAGGCTTGGACAATCAGTTTGATGAAAGATATCTCCTTTACTCCGATTTAAGTTATAACAAATCGTTTGGTGACTTCGGAATTAATATTCGCACCAGGTTTGTCACAAAACAATATGGGTTCCACAGCAACGAAGATCTTAATTATAAAGATGATAAACATTACTTCAGAAATAAAATACAATTAAAATATGAATTTAATTATAACTACTCCGTGTTTGTTTCAGACGAACAAATTTATCGATTGGATTTGTTGAATAAAACTGAACAATGGCGATACACAGCCGGGCTCAATTATCAAATAAACACGTACAACCGATTACAGTTATCCTACAGTATAAATCGGGATGTAAATACCCGGCAACCGGATACAAATTACATTGCCGGTGTAACATATTATTTTAAGTTTTAA
- a CDS encoding ABC transporter ATP-binding protein, with amino-acid sequence MLKTLDVLRSFAVKKKGIITGAFVFGVLSTGCSVIIPLFIGQFYNIALHSGSARGRIFESVFGHIENIQTFFAFFAGFLSIRFVFNFFEKYFSGITGEAFSNDLRKQLFHKQLHTELSTFESRDSGAYLLRYSGDLKATQDYLTKGIIQFLYDCVFMVAACALLLLLNRELTIVLLCTLPILFVINKLMNKKIRTITRTRRNIRSRNLAFVAARLKAIQTVKLFNRESIESEKYNKRSEVLFTEGKKYYFFYAFMQALYPYLLYVALLVMLWVAYNSFNEAGSGVDGSSLITFIMLVMSIIPVYRRLLKVNMIWISGNVSMSKLIGLLNAPEENKAKESGSQQLKGKIIFDTVTFRYNDKIVLKNKNFEINPGEIVLLEGEQGSGKSTIFKLLTGLYPLHSGEIKIDGKSIKDISKYTLRKNIAVVSDNLPLLGKTVFEVISYSRKDKKRKPAAALLRALGFEGANDDVLLNKQVLDGGRNLSAGERKLLAIARAFLTDKKIMLLDEPFNDLENTSRIKVVSYIESMKGKHTFIVVDNNKINISYDKHISLQAEQA; translated from the coding sequence ATGCTTAAAACCCTTGATGTATTACGTTCGTTTGCGGTTAAGAAGAAGGGAATTATTACCGGTGCCTTTGTATTTGGTGTTCTAAGTACAGGGTGCTCGGTAATAATCCCTTTATTTATCGGGCAGTTTTACAATATTGCACTGCACTCCGGTTCGGCAAGGGGACGTATTTTTGAAAGTGTTTTTGGCCATATTGAAAATATTCAAACATTTTTTGCCTTTTTTGCCGGGTTTTTAAGCATTCGCTTTGTTTTTAATTTTTTTGAAAAATATTTTTCCGGTATTACGGGTGAGGCCTTTTCTAATGACTTAAGGAAACAGCTTTTTCATAAACAACTGCATACTGAACTCAGCACATTTGAATCGCGCGACAGCGGTGCTTATTTATTGCGCTATAGTGGTGATTTAAAAGCCACTCAGGATTATCTCACAAAAGGTATCATACAATTTTTATACGATTGTGTGTTTATGGTAGCAGCCTGCGCTTTATTATTGTTATTAAACAGGGAGTTAACAATTGTTTTATTATGCACCTTGCCAATATTATTTGTTATTAATAAACTGATGAATAAAAAAATCAGAACAATAACAAGAACCAGAAGAAATATTCGTTCACGTAACCTTGCATTTGTTGCTGCGCGACTCAAAGCTATTCAAACAGTAAAATTATTTAATCGCGAATCGATAGAATCAGAAAAGTATAACAAACGATCAGAGGTTCTATTTACTGAGGGTAAAAAATATTACTTCTTTTATGCTTTTATGCAGGCGCTTTATCCATATTTATTGTATGTAGCATTACTCGTTATGTTATGGGTAGCTTACAACAGTTTTAACGAAGCAGGTTCAGGTGTTGATGGAAGTTCACTCATTACCTTTATTATGTTGGTTATGAGCATAATTCCTGTTTACAGGCGATTATTAAAAGTAAATATGATTTGGATAAGTGGCAATGTTTCAATGAGCAAATTAATTGGCCTTCTTAATGCACCTGAAGAGAACAAGGCTAAAGAATCCGGCAGTCAGCAATTAAAAGGAAAAATAATTTTTGATACCGTTACCTTTCGCTACAATGATAAAATAGTTTTGAAGAATAAAAATTTCGAAATTAACCCTGGCGAAATTGTATTGCTGGAAGGTGAACAGGGAAGTGGGAAATCTACCATATTTAAATTACTAACCGGTTTATATCCGCTGCACTCAGGCGAAATTAAAATTGACGGAAAATCAATTAAAGATATTTCAAAATATACATTACGAAAAAATATCGCTGTAGTGAGTGATAATTTACCACTATTAGGCAAAACAGTATTTGAAGTAATTTCATATAGTCGCAAAGACAAAAAACGCAAACCTGCCGCTGCCCTATTACGCGCTTTAGGGTTTGAAGGTGCCAATGATGACGTATTATTAAATAAACAGGTATTAGATGGGGGAAGAAATTTATCTGCAGGTGAACGCAAATTACTGGCTATTGCACGTGCCTTCCTAACTGATAAAAAAATCATGTTGTTGGATGAACCATTTAATGATTTGGAAAACACCTCCAGAATCAAAGTGGTGAGCTACATTGAATCAATGAAAGGCAAACATACATTTATAGTTGTTGATAATAATAAAATAAATATATCATATGATAAACATATTTCACTTCAGGCCGAGCAAGCTTAG